ATAATTCACTCCTTTCTCTCTGGGCATCAAATATTTATCCCCTGAGATTCCCCGCCTCCGATGTCGCCCCGCCCCCGGCGAACCCGGGGCCATCTTCAACCCTGGGCTCGCTCTAGGTGCGTCCTGTGGCTCCGGGCTGCGTGTCTCCCGGAGTCAGAGGAGCGGTCTCAGGCCGTCGAGTCCCTCTGGTGTGCTTGTGGGGAAGCTCAACCAGGCTGGGCGCACCCCCCTCCGGCAGCCACTGCCGACGGCCCGCCTGAGCTTGCGATGGCTGGTCACCCCTCCCCGCGTGTGCTCCCTGCAGGGGTGACCCGGACAAGTGTGACATCTGGGGCAACACGCCCCTGCACCTGGCAGCCTCCAATGGTCACCTGCACTGCCTCTCCTTCCTGGTGTCCTTCGGGGCCAACATCTGGTGCCTGGACAACGACTACCACACGCCGCTGGACATGGCCGCCATGAAGGGCCACATGGAGTGCGTGCGCTACCTGGACTCCATCGCGGCCAAGCAGAGCAGCCTCAACCCCAAGCTGGTGGGCAAGCTGAAGGACAAGGCCTTCCGCGAGGCGGAGCGGCGCATCCGCGAGTGCGCCAAGATGCAGCGCAAGCACCACGAGCGCATGGAGCGGCGCTACCGGCGCGAGCTGGCCGAGCGCTCCGACACGCTCAGCTTCTCCAGCCTCACGTCCAGCACCCTGAGCCGCCGGCTGCAGCATCTGGCGCTGGGCAGCCACCTGCCCTACTCGCAGGCCACGCTGCACGGCACTGCCAAGGGCAAGACCAAGATCCAGCGGAAGCTGGAACGGCGCAAGCAGGGCGGCGAGGGCACCTTCAAGATCTCGGAGGACGGCCGCAAGAGCGTGCGCTCGCTCTCGGGCCTGCAGCTGGGCAGCGACGTGATGTTCGTGCGCCAGGGCACCTACGCCAACCCCAAGGAGTGGGGCCGCGCCCCGCTCCGGGACATGTTCCTCTCGGACGAGGACAGCGTCTCCCGTGCCACACTGGCGGCCGAGCCTGCGCACTCGGAGGTCAGCACCGACTCAGGCCACGACTCCTTGTTTACCCGCCCGGGCCTGGGCACCATGGTGTTCCGCAGGAACTACCTGAGCAGCGGGCTGCACGGCCTGGGCCGAGAGGACGCGGGGCTGGACGGTGCGGGCACGCCGCGGGCTCGGCTGCAGAGCTCCCCCAGCCTCGACGACGACAGCCTGGGCAGTGCCAACAGCCTGCAGGACCGCAGCTGCGGGGAGGAGCTGCCCTGGGACGAGCTGGACTTGGGCCTGGATGAGGATCTGGAGCCCGAGACGAGCCCTCTGGAGACGTTCCTGGCCTCCCTGCACATGGAGGACTTCACCTCCCTCCTGAGGCAGGAGAAGATCGACCTCGAGGCGCTCATGCTGTGCTCGGACCTCGACCTCCGCAGCATCAGCGTCCCCCTGGGGCCCCGCAAGAAGATCCTGGGGGCCGTGCGGAGGCGTAGACAGGCGCTGGAGCGCCCGCCGGCCCTGGAGGACACAGAGCTGTGAGTACCCAGTGCCTGCCCAGGGATGGGAAGATAGGGCTTGTAAGgccgcggggtgggggtggacctGCCTTTTTTGGGAGTGGGAGGGGGACAGTAACTAGGTCACAGTCCATGACAAGAGGCTCCACTTATTTATCCTCAATTCGGAAAAAGAAGCTGCAAGTTTACATTGCTGATGTAAAATACACCTCGATTTTGAGCATGGCAAAATGCAGGAAAATGGGTGTCTTCATATGTCTGAGACCCGGTAGTCATAGTCACCACAGCCAGGATGTTTTGAGCCCTCCCATCTCCCGAGTACTGGAGATGCCCTTGCACAAGgcctctcatttaatcctctccagCTCTCCTGTGCAGGGGctatatcatccccattttacaggtgagcaagTGGAGGTTCAGAGGGTTCGAGTAGCTCCCCCAAGGTCCTTCTGCTGCTCACTGCGGAgccaggcttgatccctggtctgtgTGGCTCTAGAGCCTAGGGACAAGGTGATTCCTGTGGGATGGAGGGTGTGGCAGCCAGCCATCTCCCCAAATGCCCAAGCCCTCAAGGCAGATATTTTACCTGCGCTGGTCCCTGAACCCTGTAACTGGGAACGTGAGCAAATGCTCCCAGCAGGGCCAACAGCGGCCTTGAGGGCAGAGTTGTCACGTTCAAAAATCCATCATGGGGAGCCCAAGGCTGCTGTCACACTGGCAAAGCTGTGGGCCCACCCCTGCCCTGACTCTCCATCCTGGCATCTCACAAGCCCCACAAACGCTGCCACCCCCTTTTGGTATCTATGGCTTTTACCCTGCATggctgggcaggggtgggtgcagggggaagtctggtttagagtttggaggagggggagggcatcCCGATGCCCGTGTCCCCATCCCTGACCATCAGCCTGCTGAGAGAGGGTAAGTGGTCCACATAGTTGGTCCCAGCGTAAAATGAAGTCTTCAAAGGCCCTTATCCGAggtctgtttctgtctctttctccacaGATAACAGGGGCTCCTCTCTCCAGACCAAAATGAGTTGCAAGTTGCCACAACCCACGGTGCGGCCACGAGGTCCTCACAGGTGCCAGCCCTgcagctccccagcccctccccaggagcAAGGACCATGTGGGTCATCTCCCTGAAAGCCTGTCCACACTCTGCAGCAGAGGGTATGGCCTGAGGCACTGGAAAGCCAAGGGAGTGACCCAGAACATCAATTCGGAGGGGTCCCGGGGCCCCTAAGCCCCCCATCTGAGTGGCTCTAAAGGACATGTGCATTTGTGGAAGGCCAGCCCCGGTGCCAGGGCAGGGGCCACCAGATGACGCGCCTGTCAAAGCTggatgggagtgtgtgtgtgtgggggtgggcaCTGCCTGTCCCAGGGGCCATGGtctgtccccacccctcctccgAGGATCCTACAGTCCCGCTCAGTCTGAAGACTCACCTCCTACATTTTTGTGAAAGAAGAGTTTGggttgcctcccctccccccatacaTTCCAGAGAGGAGGTTCCCAGCTAGACTCTTCAGCCAAATGCCCTAGCTTTGGTCCCCACCCAGCCCTGAGCATGGccagcccccttcccctcctcccactggCCGTGCTGGGGAGTTGGAGTGCCAGGCTGGGCTGGCTGGGGGGTGGCTGGCACCCTTCCAGCTCAGCCcggggtggggcccaggctgaCTGCGCCCTCCCTACCCTGTCCTTCTCCACTCACTCTCTCCTGGGTTGTACAGCctggctcccccccacccccaggggtccCAGAGGGTTGGGGCAGCAGATCTAAGGTGCTAGAGCTACTGGCTGCAGTATTATGGCCCCGAGGCTCGGCGGGCGTGCTCTGGGTGGGGGGAAGGCATCTGCCAGCTGGCTCAGAGCCTCCCAGGCCCAAGCCGGGCAGAGACTGGGTGTGGTTGGGTGTCCAGCCTAGTGTAGGCAAGCCCTGCGATGTAGACATGGGAAGCCTGAGGATGAGGACAGTCTAAACTGCTGATTgtccccaggtccccagggctctggGTTAGGAGGTCGGTTGGTGGATTTCCCTCGAGGTCTGGAAGCAGCTGGGTGGCTGCCTGGCTCTGAATGGGTAGTGGGTAAGGGAGAGCTCAGCATGGGTCCCTGCTCTGTTAAGCTGGTGATACCAGGGAAAAGGCCAACCTCAGAGGGTCCACAGACTGAGGTCACAGATGTAGGAGAGTCACTCAGGAGCCCACACGGGTGCACATATACACCCCATGCAGATGTGCCCTTCCTCGTCTGTCAACAATGGTCCCCCCACCCATCCCCGACCTTCAGCTTGGGAAGCAGCTACTGGGAGCATTACCGCAGCGCCCAGCTCCTTCCTGGGCTCCCCTTGGCTGCTGCAGGGGAGAGAGAACCCCCAAAGAACGCCACAGGCCTCCCTCTGGTGTGTCTGTGTCTGAGTGTGGGCCCCCAGGCACACATGCTCAGAGCCGGGGGCGTGATGGAGGTGGTCCCTGTTCCCACACTGAAGGCTTGGCCACCTGCCACTGCCACCCTGAACCCAGCGCGGTCCTTCTCCCCGTtgtctgggcctgggcctggggccaCCCCCAAGTGCCGACTCGACTTTCCTGGAGCCCCAGGTGCTgcgctttctctcctgttccctgTCCGTGTATGGCCTCAGCCCATCCCGCTTCTCTCAGTGCTGGGGTGGGGCGGGCTCCCTGATGCCCACCACTGTCCAAAGCACCCCTCCCGCAGGCTCATTATAAATTTTGTAGAGAATGTTCTGCATCCTTGTCACGCCTATGTcttgttttaattatttgggGATGGGAGATGGATAGGGTGAAGAGAACAAGAGGGTGTAGGGcagaggacttccctgttggtccagtggttaagactttgcctttccattgcagggggcacaggtttgatccctggtcagggaactaagatcttgcatggcatggcaaaagaaaagaaaagaaaagaaaaaaaaggagtggggagagggagagggtcttTCTGGGCCTATGAGGATTTGGTCCTCTTCCTTGGAGGGGGTCCTGGGATAGATGGTAGggcactgcccccctcccccacaatccCGTGCATCTCTGCAGGGTCTTCCTTTAGCCCTGAGTCTTCACCTTGCTCTCTCTCTGGACCCAGGATTTAGAGCTGATGGAGAGGGAGTGTTCAGAAGAAGTGGGACAGGAGAGCCCCCAGCAGCTAAGTGAGGATGATGGTCCAGCCCTGTCCCCTGTAGCTGCTGAGGGCAGGTCAACACTTCCTGCCTTCCCACCAGGTCCGCCTGAGCTTCTCCAGACATGGGCAGAAGCCGTACACTAGGAGGCTGTCACCTATCACCAAGGTCCCATGAGCCCTGATCTTAAGGCCTCAGCCCACCCCTGGGAGGCCTCCAGTGGGGTCTCCATGTCCTTCATCACCCCCAGGCAGCTCATGGAGCAGCCCTATTTAGagccctccctcctttctcccagaAGTAAGGCTTCCCCTTAAGCTGTAGAACAatggcctctgttttctcagtcAAGTCTGGGGAAGGGCCCTGCAGTCATTCTGTTTCATTCCTTAAGGCTGCTGGGCCAAGTGCTTCTGCCAAGGGCACTTCAAAACAGCCCCTTCCCTCAGCATCATCAGAAAGGTTCCTGGGACATTAGTGCAGCAAGATTGCCTAGCAACCATGTAGCGGTTCTAGGCCATCtccctccactttacagatggaaaacCTGAGGCCTAGGGAGGGGAAAGTCCAGACCCAGAACCCAGACCTCCTGACTGCTGCCACGCTTTCCTCACCCCCAGGAGGCCAAGGGCGCCCGTAAAGACACGAGATTCTGCCCTCGGATGCTCCTCGTGGTTCCTCTGCCCTGCGACCCCTCCTGGCCATTCTGGTCACTGCACCTACGTCACGGCAGACCAGCCTCCCGGCGCCGCCGGTCCCGGAAAGCTCGTGGGGTGAGGACTCGCAAAGACGGAGCTGGAGACTAACCGGAAACAGTGGGGGCTGGGGTCTCCATGGGTCAGTGTGGCTGGGTGGTAGAAGCCTGGGGTCCAGCAGCAGGCCGCGGGTCCAGGAAGCCTGAGGGGACTTTAAACACAATGAAGGGAAGAATTTTACACGGTAGGGATTCGGTTTTCTCTACTCGTTGCCCTAAAAATATAGATCAAGTTTAGGGAAATTCTGAAAAGCTAGAATAATCAATGGTTCTTAGCTTTGGGGAATTAGAATCTGGTGCCAATATGGATGCTGGCCCTGGAAAAATGCACATTGAACACGTACACACTCATATACAACTTTCCTTGTAATTCCAGACAGCTCCTGGAGCCGGGGAGGTCCAGGGCCATCACCTTAAGAAGCCTTagttaaggacttccctggcggtccagtggtgaagtCTCCCCggttccaatgcagggggcacaggtttgatccctggttggggaataaGGTCCCACGTGCtatgcggtgtggccaaaagattaaaaaaagaagacggagaaggagaagaagccgTACTTAGACTGCTGTAAATTTACATCATAAATGGGATTACTGATTGGATGGACATGAGGCTGGGGGAATGAATCAGAGGCAGGAAGGGTCTCCGGGTCCtcgtctcattttacagatgaagtaactGAGGCCACAGGGCAAAGGGCTGGCCAAAGAGCACAGAGCAGCCAAGTGGGCAAAGTGACGCTAGGTCTCTTCATGCCTCCCATGGTGCCAGCTGCCTCCTGTCCCCATGTTAGACCAGTCCTGGACTGCACCATACCCCTGTCCTCCCAGCATGTGCCTGTGTCACCTGCTCTGCCACAAGCCTGGGTTGTGCGGCAGGTGGCCGTACTCAGGAGACAGCCAGATGTGGGCAGCAAAGCTGACTCTGCCCCTTTGTAGTTGTGTTGTGTTTCCTAGGGCAAGTTACCCAGCCTCTCccagtctgtttcctcatctgtaaaacaggtatTATAATTCATTATAATATATCAATAAGTGTTAACGCCACAGGTCATTAGGAGGGTGAAATGACGCTGCACGGAGAGCGCTTAACACGCTGCCCGATAGTGACGGCATATCAGTTGCTCATGATCACAGGTATTGGTGATCTGAAACAGCCCCATGGGGCACTGCTTGCATCTGTGCTCCCAGCTGCCCAGTAGGTGAGTCCTGGGCAGTCCCAGGGAGCAGTCCTGCTTTTCTGACCCCTGCAGGAGAGTGAGCCCCGGCCCCACCAATCACACTAGTTCCTGGAGACGGCTCTGCGGGCATCCTCATTGGACCAGCAGGGGGCGTTGACCGTCCAGCCAGTGGTTAAGGAATAGTCAGCGAGCCAAGGATGGGCCACCATCCAGTGGAAGGACTCCGGGAGGTTGAGTTAATAATCGATCATGacgaagcctccataaaaatccctaaaGACGGGGTTCGGAGAGCTTCTGCCTTGGTGAATGCTTCCACGTGCCAGCTCCACGTGGAGCTGGGTACAGAGGCTCCTGCACTTGGGACCCTTCTGGACCCTACGAGTATCGTCATCTGGGTGTTCACGCTTTATAATCTGCTTTATAGTAAACTGGAAAATGTAAGTAAAGTGCTTTTCTGAGCTCTGTGAACTGTTCTAccaaattattgaacctgaggTGGTAGGTTGTGGGAACCCCTGAATTTGCAACCAAGTGGTCTCAAACCTAGACAGGCTGGCTCCCACTGTGCCGTGTCTCATCACCATGGAGGGCATGTGTGGAATGCCTGCTCAATGTCAGCACTTTACGTCTGTGATTCCAGTGAGCCCTCACGACAGCCTTATTTAATAGTGACAGGGGGTTATTAAACCCATTtgacagaggagaaaaccaaGACTCCAAGACACCAAGTTGTTGCTCAGGTCACATAGCCAGTAAGAGCACAAACAGGGCCTGACTCCTCGTCTGTCTGCCCCTGGACTGGTTGCCTCTCATGGCCCCATTTCCTCCGAGAAGGTTGAGGGCAGTGAGTTCTCCCTGGGTTTCTATTGCTGAGTGACTAAGTCCTATGGGATCTGGAGCCCGAGGTGGGGAAACTTCAGGCAAGTCCATTCAGAGCCACGAATGCCTGGTCTTTAGAGAAAGCCCTTGGGGCATGCAGGGTGGTGAGCCCTGGAAAGCCTTATAAAGCTGCAAATCCCACGGGcactatttctattttcattcacTGTGGTTTCTTTATTCCACAGGCCTGGGTGGGTCTGCAAGGGCAAGTGTTCTGAGGGCTGCGGGACCCTCTCCCGGCTCTGGATATACACACATCTGGGAGGTTGCCCCACTGGATCCTGAACAgtagtgggtgggtgggggagggggctttctCCCGGGGCAACAGCAGCTACCAGTGGAGTCCAGCCCCTGACCCCCCGGAGCACTGCCCCATGGGGGCTCCCTTTACCCCACAGAATCAAACCACCCCTCACAGCATCATCTCTTCAAGGCTTACAGCAGCCACCTGAGTGGGGCAAGGGCAGGAAGGCATTATTTAcaagccccattttatagatgtggcaACTGAGGTTCGGGGGAACAATGACCTGCTAGGAACCGCATAAGCCAGGACGGCTAGTCTGGGCCGTTCGCACTGCTGCACGCGGCCAGCTGCCTTCTCAGACCATGTATCTAGCACTTTCTACATATCGGTCACAGCAAACCCACGAGAACAGTATTACTGCCCCGCCTCATAGGTGAGGAAACCGGGGCTCAGGCAGGTGAAGTCATTTCTCCAAGCCTCTGAGTGCGGAAGTGTCAGGGCTGTGGGATTCATACCCAGCTTCTGGCTCTTTCCATGGCAGCCCCCGCCTCCCTGACCCCATTCCCTGAGCCACCTTCCCCGGAGCTCACCTGCACAAGGGTGGCTCAGGGGTTCCCCAGGTCAGAGGCTGGCAGGGGCTCAGCTGGCAGGACttggggaggtgggatgggggacAGGTGGGCCtcactgcctctcttcctctgttcCTGTTGCCCCCTCCTGCTCAGCCTCTCAGCTACACCACTGACTGCTCTCTGCCCatgtgcccgtgtgtgtgtgtgtgtgtgtgtgtgtgtgtgatgtgtgagGACCCTGACGTGGATCTGCGTAAGCATGGGGTGGGTGTGGTGGACCCAGAGCGTCCTGTGAagcttgtgtgtgtttgtgagccTGAGTGTGCTGTGTGACTCTGTGGTGTTACTCATTTATCTTTGCTGCGGGGTGTCCACGTTTCCCAGAGgaggggtgtgtgcatgtgtgtgtgtgcgtgtgtgtgagcacACACTCACAGAGGCGCCGTGACTTTGTCTAGAGGCTGTTTTAGATTCCTCCTCCCATCTATTATCTATTTTTAGGGCCCcagctcctttattttttttaattggaatataattgctttacacttttgtaccagtttttgaggtacaccaaagtgaatcagctgtatttatacacatatccccatatttcctccctcccgcgactcccccccaccctccccatcccggccctctaaggcatcacccatcatcgagttgatctccctttgttatacagcaacttcccactggctatctattctacagttggtagtatatatatgtctgtgctactctctcacttcatcccagcttccccttcaccccctacacCCCCCAGCCTCATGTcctacagtccattctctgcatctgcatccttattcttgtcttgtcactgggttcatcagtacctttttttttttttttttttttagattctgaatatatgagttagcatacaatatttgtttttctctttctggcttacttcactctgtatgacagactctaggtctatccacctcattacatatagctccatctcattcctttttatagctgagtaatattccattgtatatatgtgccacatcttctttatccattcatctgctgatgtgGCCCCAGCTCCTTTCGACTGAAAGGTGGAAGCTCTGGCCACCCACCTCCCCTGGCCCCATCCCTCACTGTGAACTGAGGCTTCACACAAAGCTTCCTCCAacgtctctctctctcagtgacTGGCTTGCTGGGGGTCAGAgccccaggggagggggtgggcagtgagGGGAGAAGGACCAGTGGTCCAGAAGGCAGTGAATGACCAATCTACCTTTGGGGGCTGTCAAGGTACCGAGGGGCCTGGGGGGCCCTTCCCCTGGACCACGGTGCCCAGATTGGACTCACAGCTCTGATACTACTGGGAAGACCAACTTGCTATTCCAAGCCTTGGTGCTTTTGTTTGTAAGTGGGGATAATTATACCACCCTTCATAGGCCAGTTGTGTGGATAAACTACATAGAGCACTTAGCTCAGCCTTGACACCCAGTAGGGAGAGGACCAGCCCAGGGACCTGGTGGAAGGGAATCTGGGGATGGGAGAGGGCTCCATGGGCATCAGCCCAGCCTGGGCCTCCCTGAGCTGGTGGCAGAGAGAACTGCCTTGCCGGCTTGTCCCCCAAATCCCCTTTCCATTCTCATCACACCTTCTACACAGTAATGCAGAGCAGAAGTGGGAGGCGTCATCACACTCCTGAACCCTagccctctacacacacacacacacacacacacacacacacacacacagaaaacatgggcgaggaggagaggaaaagagagggagtaAGAGCATGTTCAGGCCCTTTTCTCACTGGAAATGGAAACCATTTATGAGTATCATTACTGATAGCAATATATGTTAgatttaaatcatatcaataGCCAACATAACACTATGTTATAATTACAATGGTCCAAGGGATGGCATTAGTGATAATGTACCTACCTTGAGGATTTGCCCTTTTGTTACTTCCCTGGTAAAATATATAGTATCACCTTCCTCCACTCCGAATCACCTTCTCAGAACACCGAGGTCCAGAGAAGCCAAGTgacttacctaaggtcacacagcaaggactAGAACCTGGGTGTCTCTGTGTCCACAGCCCTGCTCCAGACACTATTCTCGGTTGCCTCCACACCGTGCAAGAAACTCGGCCCTTACCCGCCTCCAGCCCTGGCACTGGCCCCACCAGGCCCCCTTCACACCCTTTAGGCTGTTTCATACCCCAGAGTCGCTCACACACTGGACTGTGGCGTTGCCCTGATGTCGGGGGAGGGACCAGATGACCCTTGGAAAACGTCATGAGGCGGGAGTGTATGTTGCTAAGCTGCAGCCTTGGGTTTTCTATTACCCATGTTGCTGAGGAAGCCTGGGCCTCTGTTCCTGTGAGGTGGGGATGGACTGAGGGCCCCAGGGCCTCTGCAGCCTCCCCACTGGCTCAAGGTCAGGCCCCTTTCCCTCACCCCTCTGGGCCATCACCAACCTGGTTCGTCCCCGCAGAATGGTGAGATGGAGGCTGCAGGTAACTGTGGAGGCTCGGGGGAGGGTCCTTAGAGGCGAGGCAGATGCCGAGACGTCCTCTCTGTGTGGCCCTGCCCTGCTGTGGCCAGAAGCCCTTAAGGTGCTAGTCCCACTCTCAGCAGACCAAGATCGGAGCCAGAGGCCAGGCCACTTCTCCCCTcgctccctcagccccacccctgtGAATAATACCACTTGTCTTATGGAGCTGGTCCTCACCCGGCTTTGATGATTTGGGAGGTGGCATGAATGGGTGGAAGATGAGAAAGGGTTAAAGACCCAGTCACCTAGGCTTAGAGCACAGAAGTGGCTGCACTGCTGGCAGGAGGCACCTTTCTAATCCAGCTTGTGCCCCCCAGCCTCCCAGTCCCAACCCTTCAGGTCTCCAAACCCATCCCTGACTCTCAGCATccccctccaggccctggggacagggcagggacCCCTCCCACCCTACCCCAGCCACAACAATAATTAACCCCAAGGAACCCCAGCAAATAAAGATCTGGATCGCAGAAGGGATGAATCATTgctgccctggggtggggagctCCGGAGGTCCCAGGAAGGCCAGACCCATCATCATCTAACACCACACGCCTCATGCTACTGATGCCTGGGTAGGGCCATGGGCACCCAGCCCCTTGGGATCAGAGAGGAGGCTCACTTGTCTTGGGCTTGGACTGGAGTCTTCTCTAccatctagtttttaaaaaaatattctgtttatttatttatttaatttatttggttgcaccaggtcttacttgcagcagacgtgctctttagttgtggcatgtgaactcttagttgcagcacgcatgggggatctagttccctgaccagagattcaACGCggactccctgcattgggagtgccaagccttaaccactgtgccaccggggaagttcccatctaatattttttttaaccttttatctCTTCCTTCTATTCTCTTGAGTCAGGTTTCCTAATCTTCCCACACATCCATCtaatcatttattcagcaaatgtttactgagcacctactaagtgccacgTACTGTGCGAGACCCCAGAGAAGCAGGGTCATCCAAAGAACAGGAAGGACCTCTCTCTCCACCAAGTCCCATCCTATTCTCCTTCAGGTAGCCTGTTCTGACTCGCACAGCCTGTCCGTCAGCTAGTAAGTACTGAGCTCTGGTACAAGACACTGTGCTGGGCCTGACGGGCGTGTGAGTGTGTGCTGGGGGGCGGGCAGGCTGGCAGTTATGGAGGAGGTTCAGGGAAACATAAGGAAGGCGTGTGCAGGATTGGGGCCCCCGGGAAGCTCCCAGTGCAGTTGGTGATGGGACCAAGACTGGCTGCGTGGTTGTTAATACCACTTGCTCTTCGCGGCACACAGGAAGGCTGCAGTCCCAAGTCTATCTGTGGTTAGGTTGGGGCTATACGCCTGGGCTCTGGCCGAGGGGATGCAGATGGAAGTCATGTGCACCACTTCCAGAGCTGGAGCTAACACTACCTTTCCATGTGTCTCGTCCATTCCCACAGCAGTCATGGCAGCCTGTGTTGGAGGTGGACGCGTCGGAGGGTGGAAGGAGCCTGAATCTCCAAGTCCCCGCCTGACCCACAGCAGACAGtgatgtgagcaagaaataaacccacattgtgggacttccctggtggcacagtggttaagaatccgcc
The DNA window shown above is from Hippopotamus amphibius kiboko isolate mHipAmp2 chromosome 17, mHipAmp2.hap2, whole genome shotgun sequence and carries:
- the USH1G gene encoding pre-mRNA splicing regulator USH1G isoform X1, which encodes MNDQYHRAARDGYLELLKEATRKELNAPDEDGMTPTLWAAYHGNLESLRLIVSRGGDPDKCDIWGNTPLHLAASNGHLHCLSFLVSFGANIWCLDNDYHTPLDMAAMKGHMECVRYLDSIAAKQSSLNPKLVGKLKDKAFREAERRIRECAKMQRKHHERMERRYRRELAERSDTLSFSSLTSSTLSRRLQHLALGSHLPYSQATLHGTAKGKTKIQRKLERRKQGGEGTFKISEDGRKSVRSLSGLQLGSDVMFVRQGTYANPKEWGRAPLRDMFLSDEDSVSRATLAAEPAHSEVSTDSGHDSLFTRPGLGTMVFRRNYLSSGLHGLGREDAGLDGAGTPRARLQSSPSLDDDSLGSANSLQDRSCGEELPWDELDLGLDEDLEPETSPLETFLASLHMEDFTSLLRQEKIDLEALMLCSDLDLRSISVPLGPRKKILGAVRRRRQALERPPALEDTEL
- the USH1G gene encoding pre-mRNA splicing regulator USH1G isoform X2, which codes for MNDQYHRAARDGYLELLKEATRKELNAPDEDGMTPTLWAAYHGNLESLRLIVSRGGDPDKCDIWGNTPLHLAASNGHLHCLSFLVSFGANIWCLDNDYHTPLDMAAMKGHMECVRYLDSIAAKQSSLNPKLVGKLKDKAFREAERRIRECAKMQRKHHERMERRYRRELAERSDTLSFSSLTSSTLSRRLQHLALGSHLPYSQATLHGTAKGKTKIQRKLERRKQGGEGTFKISEDGRKSVRSLSGLQLGSDVMFVRQGTYANPKEWGRAPLRDMFLSDEDSVSRATLAAEPAHSEVSTDSGHDSLFTRPGLGTMVFRRNYLSSGLHGLGREDAGLDGAGTPRARLQSSPSLDDDSLGSANSLQDRSCGEELPWDELDLGLDEDLEPETSPLETFLASLHMEDFTSLLRQEKIDLEALMLCSDLDLRSISVPLGPRKKILGAVRRRRQALERPPALEDTEL